From a single Banduia mediterranea genomic region:
- the yjgA gene encoding ribosome biogenesis factor YjgA, which produces MPRRFGQDFDSPEDDGPSRSELKRAAQAQQALGEAFCALPNAAIEAAGIDEWLLEAVLEYKRLKNFEARRRQMQRIGKLLRDGDTTPVRSAVDRHHQGKSIDPKIQNLAEQWRNRLLSDDGALAEWTERYPQCNNPAFRGLLRQARREMTHVAETDGKTGRAQRRAYRALFQQIRDALV; this is translated from the coding sequence ATGCCCCGCCGATTCGGTCAGGATTTTGATTCACCCGAGGACGACGGCCCCAGCCGTTCCGAACTCAAACGCGCCGCGCAGGCACAGCAGGCGCTCGGCGAGGCGTTTTGCGCGCTGCCCAATGCGGCGATCGAAGCGGCCGGCATCGATGAATGGCTGCTCGAAGCGGTGCTCGAATACAAACGTCTCAAGAACTTCGAGGCACGCCGACGCCAGATGCAGCGGATCGGAAAACTGCTGCGCGATGGCGACACCACGCCGGTCCGTAGCGCGGTCGATCGGCACCATCAGGGTAAATCGATCGATCCGAAGATCCAGAATCTCGCTGAGCAATGGCGCAATCGACTGTTGAGCGATGACGGTGCCCTGGCGGAATGGACCGAGCGGTATCCTCAATGCAACAACCCCGCATTTCGTGGCCTGTTGCGTCAGGCGCGACGCGAAATGACGCACGTCGCCGAAACGGACGGCAAGACCGGTCGCGCGCAGCGCCGCGCCTATCGCGCCCTGTTCCAGCAAATTCGCGACGCCTTGGTCTAG
- the treF gene encoding alpha,alpha-trehalase TreF, with the protein MTPADRYQELFVAVQTTQVFADSKTFVDCFPKSDDAQILKAYRDERGEPGFDLPAFVHRWFDPPVVHRSDYVSDPSRTLADHIDSLWPALTRHPREHPRHSSYLPLPMSYVVPGGRFGELYYWDSFFTMLGFSGQRRPDLLRAMATNFAYLIDTYGHVPNGNRSYYLSRSQPPVFALMVEQFEEHEVHHALHYLPQLKKEYAYWMEGVESLAPGEANRRVVRLEDGSCLNRYWDDRDTPREEAYAEDLHTASQSPRPAQAVYRDLRAGAESGWDFSSRWLEQPDTLSSIRTTAILPVDLNCLLYRLEITIAKLEDLGGDSDEAHRYVVNAHARKKAIQQRMWNVQRKAFFDFDWQLDRPRECLTAATVVPLYLRFATVPQARDVAVTVRESLLEPGGLATTMVRSGQQWDVPNGWAPLQWMAVMGFSRYGEIELAESIASRWLRTVSRHYRHEAKLVEKYDIGAESEGGGGGGGEYPLQDGFGWTNGVTRRLLDLYGKYGADETSAEHSPPDRRAR; encoded by the coding sequence ATGACACCGGCGGACCGCTACCAGGAGCTGTTCGTGGCGGTGCAGACCACCCAGGTGTTTGCGGACAGCAAGACCTTCGTCGACTGCTTTCCCAAGTCCGATGATGCGCAGATTCTGAAGGCGTATCGCGATGAACGGGGGGAGCCGGGCTTCGATCTGCCTGCCTTCGTTCATCGCTGGTTCGATCCGCCGGTGGTCCATCGCAGCGACTACGTGTCGGATCCGAGCCGAACGCTGGCTGACCACATTGATTCGCTGTGGCCGGCGCTGACGCGCCATCCGCGAGAGCACCCGCGCCATTCCTCGTATCTGCCGCTGCCGATGTCCTATGTGGTTCCGGGTGGGCGTTTCGGCGAACTGTACTACTGGGATTCCTTCTTTACGATGCTGGGCTTCTCGGGCCAGCGCCGTCCCGACCTGCTGCGCGCGATGGCCACCAACTTCGCGTATCTGATCGATACCTACGGCCACGTGCCGAACGGGAATCGCAGCTACTACCTGAGCCGTTCACAGCCGCCGGTGTTCGCGCTGATGGTCGAGCAGTTCGAGGAGCACGAGGTCCATCATGCCCTGCATTATCTGCCGCAGCTGAAGAAGGAATACGCGTACTGGATGGAAGGTGTCGAGTCGCTGGCGCCGGGCGAGGCGAATCGCCGCGTCGTGCGGCTGGAAGACGGAAGCTGCCTGAACCGTTACTGGGATGATCGCGACACGCCGCGCGAGGAGGCTTATGCCGAGGATCTCCACACCGCGAGCCAGTCCCCGCGACCGGCCCAGGCGGTGTATCGCGACCTTCGCGCCGGCGCCGAGTCGGGCTGGGATTTCAGCTCGCGCTGGCTGGAACAGCCGGACACATTGTCCAGCATCCGCACTACCGCGATCTTGCCGGTCGACCTGAACTGCCTGCTCTATCGGCTGGAAATCACGATCGCGAAGCTCGAAGATCTCGGTGGAGACAGCGACGAGGCGCATCGCTATGTCGTCAATGCGCACGCCCGCAAGAAGGCGATTCAGCAGCGCATGTGGAACGTCCAGCGCAAGGCCTTCTTCGACTTCGACTGGCAGCTCGATCGGCCGCGTGAATGCCTGACGGCGGCCACCGTGGTACCGCTGTACCTGCGCTTTGCCACGGTGCCGCAGGCGCGCGACGTGGCCGTGACGGTGCGTGAATCCCTGCTCGAACCCGGTGGTCTGGCCACCACGATGGTGCGCAGCGGCCAGCAGTGGGACGTACCCAATGGCTGGGCGCCACTGCAGTGGATGGCGGTGATGGGTTTCAGCCGCTATGGCGAGATCGAGTTGGCGGAATCCATCGCATCGCGCTGGTTGCGCACGGTGTCCCGCCACTATCGCCATGAGGCGAAGCTGGTCGAGAAATATGACATCGGCGCTGAATCCGAAGGCGGCGGCGGGGGAGGCGGCGAGTATCCCCTGCAGGACGGTTTCGGTTGGACCAACGGTGTGACGCGACGCTTGCTTGATCTCTACGGAAAATACGGCGCCGATGAGACATCGGCCGAGCACTCGCCGCCGGATCGTCGCGCGCGCTGA
- a CDS encoding DUF924 family protein: protein MTTPKSCGYRLRCGFARAPLWTLEIASRFGRAVEEASRGGLAAWAATAPGALARIILVDQFRRNILRDSSAAFGADALARQWALDGLAPGGSTSNCVRSNVRSSIFRWTKPRTVACRRAA, encoded by the coding sequence ATGACGACACCGAAATCCTGCGGATACAGGCTCCGATGTGGTTTCGCAAGAGCGCCTCTGTGGACGCTCGAGATCGCCAGCCGTTTCGGCCGCGCGGTCGAAGAAGCCAGCCGCGGCGGGCTCGCCGCCTGGGCCGCGACGGCACCGGGCGCGCTGGCGCGGATCATCCTGGTGGATCAGTTTCGACGCAATATTCTCCGCGACAGCTCGGCGGCGTTCGGCGCCGATGCCCTGGCCCGGCAGTGGGCGCTGGACGGCCTCGCACCCGGGGGCTCGACCAGCAATTGCGTCCGATCGAACGTGCGTTCTTCTATCTTCCGCTGGACCAAGCCGAGGACCGTAGCCTGCAGGCGCGCAGCGTGA
- a CDS encoding sulfotransferase — MPDPVVILAMPHCGAARVAAMLGMHTQAYALPELNLFMTDRLGDLLSTFRRSESRLEDGLLRLVAQLQFGGQTRNTVEQARQWLESRGQIPVATLTRELLQKVAPLHPVLPDTSAGWRPQELDALLERHPQARYIHLVRHPRAHGDAAIEALAGRLFIAPDWKDHFGGVSRVDPQLAWLRVQANLQGLAAMGEQRYHLLRLEDLRIDTQQTLANLCDWLGWSTDEAEIEAMQHPESSDYAGFGPDNAPFGAEPEVLERPRFIQDLEEVPPLSEPPPWRADARPFAVEVVALAQAFGYD, encoded by the coding sequence ATGCCTGATCCGGTCGTCATACTGGCGATGCCGCACTGTGGCGCAGCGCGCGTCGCCGCCATGCTGGGCATGCATACCCAGGCCTATGCGCTACCGGAACTGAACCTGTTCATGACCGACCGGCTCGGCGATCTGCTGTCCACGTTCCGCCGGTCGGAATCGCGGCTGGAGGACGGCTTGCTGCGGCTGGTCGCACAACTGCAGTTCGGCGGCCAGACGCGGAACACGGTCGAGCAGGCGCGCCAGTGGCTGGAATCGCGCGGCCAGATTCCGGTGGCCACTCTGACGCGGGAACTACTGCAGAAAGTGGCACCCCTACACCCCGTACTGCCGGACACCTCGGCCGGCTGGCGCCCGCAGGAGCTGGACGCGCTGCTGGAACGGCATCCGCAAGCCCGATACATTCACCTGGTGCGCCATCCGCGCGCGCACGGGGACGCCGCCATCGAGGCCCTGGCCGGTCGCCTGTTCATCGCCCCGGACTGGAAGGACCATTTCGGCGGTGTTTCACGGGTGGACCCGCAACTGGCCTGGCTACGTGTACAGGCCAATCTGCAGGGGCTGGCAGCGATGGGCGAGCAGCGCTATCACCTGCTGCGCCTCGAAGACCTGCGCATCGATACGCAGCAGACCCTGGCGAATCTGTGTGACTGGCTCGGCTGGTCCACGGACGAGGCCGAGATCGAGGCGATGCAGCATCCCGAGAGCAGCGACTATGCGGGATTCGGCCCGGACAACGCCCCCTTTGGCGCCGAGCCGGAAGTCCTGGAACGCCCTCGTTTCATTCAGGATCTCGAGGAAGTTCCGCCGCTGAGCGAACCGCCGCCCTGGCGCGCCGACGCCCGTCCCTTCGCCGTGGAGGTGGTCGCCCTGGCGCAGGCATTCGGTTATGACTGA
- a CDS encoding HlyD family secretion protein, translating to MSSDTAKPDRRPRPPFRRLAAAGVERKLKGKHELVVLRNEAGAELRLNASEFALAQLFDGQRNAAARVDASNGRADEAAMEWLALRLAEAGLLKSGRREPLPVPPQTDAEAAWAHGGGASAPSGFPPSTAAGSLASPGGPGAISGLIGVRGAANPLKIELDPRPWMPIGAAVNLTLTHPTLRWIMWVLAVIALFAFWSHRNEATLDALPLLGPFRLLILGLFCSTVVNVLGQSARAHAVRRSTHETPRFGLNFRWGFLPQLYCDTEGPAERAPTRARVRIIGSALNASLVVFVVAIYGWLILRRHPSALPTVMLGLAGISMISLLFRANPLASHEGYYLLAHRLGMPDLRDRARAALLGYGKPWDDRPKVARAPLILYLATVVLYWAAVLTLLVIYPAAWLERLFGGTGVLIFLGVMAYVFFEQYRRNRSGRGRIGSMKLSKFLPSRTGWIVIGIVIVVGLIPYPYEPSGSLVILPKDRADTRALIAGDVREVFVSEGVHVDKGQEIARLSDAAQKALVATSEAKLKRLEAELALAHLGARGEEIALAEQHVKTARVRANFADAEERRMNSAYQRRAVAIQDYERAKGTADVQQEELAEAQSNLTLVKAPTREESITALEAEIEAEKAQLEYARLQLEYTRIRAPIAGTVVSDELMFAIGQYYEVGGLIATIEETGTLMAEVRLPESSVGSIETDTSAEVKVWAFPGTTFKGTVTAIAPNAEQGEYGKVVRVLMTLDDPDHRLRPEMTGQAKIYSGWYPSAYVFTRAIVRFLLIEVWSWLP from the coding sequence ATGAGCTCCGACACCGCCAAGCCGGACCGCCGGCCGCGTCCGCCGTTTCGCCGTCTCGCGGCGGCCGGCGTCGAGCGCAAGCTCAAGGGAAAACACGAACTCGTGGTGCTGCGCAACGAAGCTGGCGCCGAACTGCGTCTGAATGCTTCGGAGTTCGCGCTGGCACAGCTGTTTGACGGACAGCGCAATGCCGCGGCTCGGGTCGATGCGAGCAATGGCCGCGCCGACGAAGCTGCAATGGAGTGGCTGGCGCTGCGCCTGGCCGAAGCCGGACTGCTCAAATCGGGGCGCCGCGAACCACTGCCGGTGCCACCACAGACCGATGCGGAAGCCGCCTGGGCGCACGGCGGCGGCGCCAGCGCACCGTCCGGCTTCCCGCCGTCCACCGCTGCCGGCTCTTTGGCTTCACCCGGTGGGCCGGGCGCGATCTCCGGTCTAATCGGCGTGCGCGGCGCGGCCAATCCGCTGAAGATCGAACTCGATCCCAGACCGTGGATGCCGATCGGCGCGGCCGTGAACCTCACACTGACCCATCCGACACTGCGCTGGATCATGTGGGTGCTGGCGGTGATCGCGCTGTTCGCGTTCTGGAGCCACCGAAACGAAGCCACGCTGGACGCGTTGCCATTGCTGGGCCCGTTCCGGCTGCTGATCCTCGGCCTATTCTGCAGCACTGTGGTCAACGTGCTGGGCCAGAGCGCCCGAGCCCACGCGGTGCGGCGCAGTACCCATGAGACACCCCGCTTCGGTCTCAATTTTCGCTGGGGCTTCCTGCCGCAGCTGTACTGCGACACCGAAGGCCCGGCCGAACGGGCCCCGACACGGGCGCGCGTGCGCATCATCGGCAGCGCGCTCAATGCCAGCCTGGTGGTGTTCGTGGTGGCGATCTACGGCTGGCTGATTCTGCGCCGACACCCCAGCGCCCTGCCAACGGTGATGCTGGGTTTGGCCGGTATCTCAATGATCTCGCTGCTGTTCCGTGCCAATCCATTGGCGAGCCACGAAGGCTACTACCTGCTGGCCCACCGACTCGGTATGCCTGACCTGCGCGACCGCGCACGCGCCGCGCTGCTCGGCTACGGCAAGCCGTGGGATGACCGGCCCAAAGTCGCGCGCGCACCTCTAATCCTCTATCTGGCGACCGTTGTGCTGTATTGGGCGGCCGTACTGACACTTTTGGTGATATATCCAGCGGCTTGGCTGGAACGCCTGTTCGGCGGCACCGGTGTATTGATTTTCCTTGGGGTCATGGCATATGTCTTTTTTGAGCAATACCGACGCAACCGGTCGGGACGGGGACGGATCGGATCAATGAAACTGAGTAAATTCCTGCCATCCAGGACCGGATGGATCGTCATCGGCATCGTGATCGTGGTGGGGCTGATTCCGTATCCGTACGAGCCCAGCGGCTCGCTCGTCATCCTGCCGAAGGACCGTGCCGACACGCGGGCGCTGATCGCCGGCGACGTACGCGAAGTGTTCGTGTCCGAAGGTGTGCATGTCGACAAAGGCCAGGAAATCGCGCGTCTCAGCGATGCCGCGCAGAAGGCACTGGTCGCGACCTCCGAGGCCAAGCTCAAGCGGCTCGAAGCCGAGCTGGCATTGGCACACCTCGGCGCGCGCGGCGAGGAAATCGCGCTCGCCGAGCAGCACGTCAAGACCGCGCGCGTGCGTGCGAACTTCGCCGATGCCGAAGAGCGGCGCATGAACTCCGCCTACCAGCGCAGGGCCGTAGCGATCCAGGACTACGAGCGCGCCAAGGGCACGGCCGACGTGCAGCAGGAAGAGCTGGCGGAGGCCCAGAGCAACCTGACATTGGTCAAGGCGCCGACGCGCGAGGAATCGATCACCGCGCTCGAAGCGGAGATCGAGGCCGAGAAGGCGCAGCTCGAATACGCCCGGCTGCAGCTTGAGTACACCCGCATCCGCGCACCGATCGCGGGCACCGTGGTGTCGGACGAATTGATGTTCGCGATTGGTCAGTACTATGAAGTGGGCGGTTTGATCGCGACCATCGAGGAGACCGGCACACTGATGGCCGAGGTGAGATTGCCGGAATCCTCGGTCGGTTCGATCGAGACCGACACCTCGGCCGAGGTCAAGGTCTGGGCCTTTCCGGGCACCACGTTCAAGGGCACGGTCACGGCCATTGCGCCGAACGCCGAACAGGGCGAATACGGCAAGGTTGTACGCGTGCTGATGACTCTGGACGATCCGGACCATCGCCTGCGCCCGGAAATGACCGGCCAGGCCAAGATCTATAGTGGCTGGTACCCCTCGGCCTACGTGTTCACGCGGGCGATTGTCCGCTTCCTGTTGATCGAAGTGTGGTCGTGGCTGCCGTAA
- a CDS encoding TolC family outer membrane protein — translation MGVMRLRHTMRRTCVLGALLLCGVSNAQSQAADLVTVYVNAIENNAAYRSAVMQYNAALEARPAARGKLLPQLGVQADYDWIRQEVDGTYYGFPAINSSDNFERYLYGAALSQTIFRMDQFIDLKKADSQIGQARLALATAKDELQVGVAKAYFALLGAQETLISVRAEKEAVGRQLDQMQGRFDSGMVADADLKAAQSRQDLVLAQEISAENEVEIARTQIELVSGRLFADVETLPADVPLPALEYDRVENWIDRAMQHNLPLLEQTLVAHIAGLEYDKARSKRLPQIDLLGTYAFFDQDGSISGAREDLDERIGVSVTLPIYSGGQISTGIRYADKLWKSEQALLENARAQALQSTRSGFLNARSALARSHALENAVQSAIAAEEAAQVGFDVGTRTQAELLNAVRERYAAQRDFALARYAYLLSTLELKQAAGKLTAADLDEINSMLR, via the coding sequence ATGGGGGTCATGAGGCTGCGGCACACGATGCGCCGCACCTGCGTGTTGGGTGCCTTGCTACTTTGTGGTGTCTCGAACGCACAGTCGCAAGCTGCGGATCTGGTGACGGTCTACGTCAACGCGATCGAGAACAATGCCGCCTACCGTTCCGCGGTGATGCAATACAACGCAGCGCTGGAAGCGCGGCCGGCCGCTCGTGGCAAGCTCCTGCCACAGCTTGGCGTGCAGGCAGACTACGACTGGATTCGCCAGGAAGTGGACGGCACCTACTACGGCTTCCCGGCCATCAACAGCAGTGACAATTTCGAGCGCTATCTCTACGGTGCGGCGCTGTCACAGACGATTTTCAGGATGGATCAGTTCATTGACCTGAAGAAGGCCGACAGCCAGATCGGCCAGGCGCGGCTTGCGCTCGCCACAGCCAAGGACGAACTGCAGGTTGGCGTCGCCAAGGCCTATTTCGCGCTCCTGGGTGCCCAGGAGACGCTGATTTCGGTACGTGCCGAAAAAGAGGCCGTGGGACGTCAGCTCGACCAGATGCAGGGCCGTTTCGATTCCGGCATGGTCGCAGACGCCGACCTCAAGGCGGCGCAATCGCGCCAGGATCTGGTCCTGGCACAGGAGATCTCCGCCGAGAACGAGGTCGAGATCGCCAGAACGCAGATCGAACTGGTTTCGGGCCGTCTGTTCGCCGACGTCGAAACGCTTCCGGCCGATGTCCCGCTGCCGGCGCTGGAATACGACCGTGTCGAGAACTGGATCGATCGCGCGATGCAGCACAATCTGCCGCTGCTCGAGCAGACCCTGGTCGCTCACATCGCCGGGCTGGAATACGATAAGGCACGTTCCAAACGCTTGCCGCAAATCGATCTGCTTGGCACGTATGCCTTCTTCGACCAGGACGGCAGCATCTCCGGCGCCCGTGAGGACCTCGACGAGCGCATCGGCGTCAGCGTGACCCTGCCGATCTACAGCGGCGGACAAATCTCCACCGGCATTCGTTACGCCGACAAGTTGTGGAAAAGCGAGCAGGCGCTGCTGGAAAATGCGCGCGCGCAAGCGCTCCAGAGCACGCGCAGCGGATTCCTCAATGCCCGCTCCGCGCTGGCCCGTTCCCATGCGCTCGAAAACGCCGTGCAATCCGCGATCGCCGCCGAGGAAGCGGCCCAGGTCGGTTTCGACGTGGGCACGCGCACGCAGGCTGAACTGCTGAACGCGGTTCGTGAGCGCTACGCCGCGCAGCGAGACTTCGCCCTGGCCCGCTACGCCTATCTGCTGTCGACACTCGAACTCAAGCAGGCCGCAGGCAAACTGACCGCCGCCGATCTCGACGAGATCAACAGCATGCTGCGCTGA
- a CDS encoding cyclopropane-fatty-acyl-phospholipid synthase family protein: MQALLDLLGRGLQNAQLEFVAPEGKRWHLGYGEPKASVWLKDSDALRWMLRNPGLRFGEAYVDGRWEPADDDLLAVLGAGLRITGHWESRPISRRLKGLRSRLHEFNDVRSAQRNIHHHYDLQPDFYASFLDEDLHYSCAYFAKDSFTLEQAQQAKCEIIARKLRLQPGARVLDIGCGFGSMALYLAEHHGAQITGITLAEEQLRVARRRATERGLKGQVEFRLEDYRKTLGSFDAIVSVGMFEHVGRPNYGTYFRRIHELLRPGGHALVHTIGRSTPPGGTNRWIQKYIFPGGAIPAASEMIAAIEPTGLVLSDFEVWRQHYAKTLAVWHTRFQREQRRWSEHFDEAFCRMWRFYLQASEASFRWGDLVVFHAQLAKPPVDLPLTRDYLLRAAARRRKSS; encoded by the coding sequence ATGCAAGCACTGCTTGATCTATTGGGGCGCGGTCTGCAGAACGCGCAGCTTGAGTTCGTCGCTCCCGAAGGAAAGCGCTGGCATCTTGGCTATGGCGAGCCCAAGGCCAGCGTCTGGCTGAAGGATTCCGACGCGCTGCGCTGGATGCTGCGCAATCCCGGTCTGCGCTTCGGTGAAGCGTACGTCGACGGACGCTGGGAGCCCGCAGACGACGATCTGCTGGCGGTGCTCGGCGCCGGCCTGCGCATCACCGGGCATTGGGAATCACGTCCCATCAGCCGGCGGCTCAAAGGCCTGCGCTCGCGCCTGCACGAGTTCAACGACGTGCGCAGCGCGCAGCGCAATATCCATCACCACTACGACCTGCAACCGGACTTCTACGCGAGCTTTCTCGACGAGGATCTGCACTATTCCTGCGCCTACTTCGCCAAGGACAGTTTCACGCTGGAGCAGGCACAACAGGCCAAATGCGAAATCATCGCACGCAAGCTCAGGCTGCAGCCGGGTGCACGCGTGCTCGATATCGGTTGCGGATTCGGCAGCATGGCGCTGTATCTGGCGGAGCACCATGGCGCCCAGATCACCGGCATCACGTTGGCCGAGGAACAGCTGCGTGTGGCGCGCCGGCGCGCGACCGAACGCGGGCTCAAAGGGCAGGTCGAGTTCCGGCTGGAGGATTACCGCAAGACGCTGGGCAGCTTCGACGCCATCGTCAGCGTCGGCATGTTCGAGCATGTCGGCCGACCCAACTACGGAACCTATTTCCGGCGCATTCATGAACTGCTGCGACCGGGCGGTCATGCGCTGGTCCATACCATCGGACGCTCCACACCGCCCGGCGGAACCAACCGCTGGATCCAGAAGTACATCTTTCCCGGCGGGGCGATTCCGGCCGCGTCCGAAATGATCGCGGCCATCGAACCGACCGGCTTGGTATTGAGCGACTTCGAAGTCTGGCGACAGCACTATGCGAAGACGCTGGCCGTCTGGCACACGCGATTCCAGCGCGAACAGCGGCGCTGGTCCGAACACTTCGACGAGGCCTTCTGTCGCATGTGGCGCTTCTACCTGCAGGCGTCCGAAGCGAGTTTCCGCTGGGGTGATCTGGTGGTGTTTCACGCCCAGCTGGCCAAGCCGCCGGTCGACCTGCCGCTGACGCGCGATTATCTGCTGCGCGCAGCTGCAAGACGACGCAAATCGTCATGA